From the genome of Streptomyces sp. V2I9:
CTCGGAGGTGGTGGTGAAGTACACGTCGTTGCGCGGATATCCGAGGTCGAGCCGTTCGTAGGTACCCGGATAGACGCGGTCCCAGACCCCGGTGGAGTGCGGGTTGGCGGAGAGGCTCGCGTCCCACTGGCCGACGTGCGCGAGGATCTTGTCGAAGTCGGTCTTCCGGGCGAGGGCGGGGTACGCGCGCTGATCGAGCCCCATGGTCTTGAGGGGGGTTCCGTGATGGGTCTGGAGATAGCGCTGGCCGGTCCGCTTGGTGAAACCGCCGGGGAAGCTGGAGTTGTTGACCAGGTAGGTGGCGGTGGCCATGGCCCGCCAGTAGGGGCGCGAGCCCTCGATCACATACGGCACACCCGCCGGCATCCGGTCGCGGTGCCGGGAGGAGACGACCCACAACCCCCGGATGTGCGGGCGCAGTTCGCGCGCCTTGGCGTGGATCGCGGCGGGGTTGCAGGCGACGCCGCGGTTCCAGTACGCCCCGTAGACCGCGAGGTCCGGGTCGAGCGGGCGGCGCAGGTCGGTGCGGTAGACGGCCCGCAGGGCGTGCCTGCGGACGTACCGCTTCACGGTGGCTCGGGTGGGCATGGGAGCCGAGCGTACTGTCGGGGCCGGGCGGCGGACGGGCCGCGTTCACCCGTTCGGGTCAGCGTCGGTGACCCCGCGACCGGCCTCGTGTTGACCAGGACATGAAGCCACTCCTCAGCGTCGTCGTCCCCGTCCACAATGTCGAGGACTACCTCGAGGACTGCCTGCGGTCGGTGGCGGACCAGACCCTCGACGCGATCGAGGTGGTCATGGTCGACGACGGCTCCACGGACGCCAGCGGCCGGATCGCGGCGGAGTTCGCCGCCCGCGACGACCGGTTCCGGCTGGTGCGGCAGAAGAACGCGGGGCTGAGCGCGGCCCGCAACACCGGGGTCCGCCACACCACCCCCGCCGTCCCCTACCTGGCGTTCGTGGACAGCGACGACATCGTCGTGCACGACGCGTACGAGCGGATGACGGGTTCGCTGGAGGCGACCGGTTCCGACCTGGCGACGGGCAACGTGTGGCGGCTGACCGGGCAGGGGCGGCAGCAGGCGTGGCAGTACCGCTGGCTGACCGGCCCCCGCCCGCGTACCCATATCGGCCGGGACCCGCGTCTGCTGGCCGACCGGGTGGCGTGGAACAAGGTGTTCCGCCGCTCCTTCTGGGACGCGCACGCCTTCGCCTTCCCCGAGGGCAAGCTGTACGAGGACACCCCGGTGATGATCCCCGCGCACTATCTCGCCGGGTCCGTGGACGTCCTGCACGAGCACGTCTACTACTGGC
Proteins encoded in this window:
- a CDS encoding CDP-glycerol glycerophosphotransferase family protein produces the protein MPTRATVKRYVRRHALRAVYRTDLRRPLDPDLAVYGAYWNRGVACNPAAIHAKARELRPHIRGLWVVSSRHRDRMPAGVPYVIEGSRPYWRAMATATYLVNNSSFPGGFTKRTGQRYLQTHHGTPLKTMGLDQRAYPALARKTDFDKILAHVGQWDASLSANPHSTGVWDRVYPGTYERLDLGYPRNDVYFTTTSEEIGAIRAGLGIAEGRTALLYAPTHRDYRDGFAPDLDPERLARALGPDYVVLVRAHYFYGRSAEVGAPGAPGVIDVTGHPRVEELCLAADALITDYSSLTFDYACLDRPIVVHAPDWTAYRAARGTYFDLLSGRPGDTPGPVTTTPAELAGVFRTGEWRSPEAAALRTAFRERFCPYDDGHAAERVVRHFFAPSVR